A region of the Phaseolus vulgaris cultivar G19833 chromosome 11, P. vulgaris v2.0, whole genome shotgun sequence genome:
AGGACCTCCTCACCGAGCTGAACGTGGctccctgccaactccatccaaacgCTTGGGCCTTCATCCGAGCGTTTGAGATTCTCTGCAACCACTTCGGACACCCTCCTTCAACCGAcgtcttcctccacttctttGAAGCCAAGAACCCAGGCTATAGGTCATGGGTGAGCCTGAACACCGGGAGAGTGATCTTGGGcctataccagcaatccttcaaggactcGAAGGGTAGGTTCTACATGATCACCTCCAACGAGCATAGCCCGACTCTACTTGAGGGTTTCCCACTCTACTGGGTTCCTAAGGCAGAGTTAAAAAAACCCCGAGGCTTGGAGGCTATGGCACCCTACGAGCACAAGCTGTGCAACCTACTCTCGAGCTTGGGCGCTAAATTCGGCTCCTCCACCCTCATCAAGCACGAGTTCAACGCGGAGATGCTCAAAGAATACATTGGTTTGCACCCTCTTCCTTCCCTTCGACTTGTCATACTTGCACATGTTAACCCCTTTTCTGCATGCTACCATCGAGCTGATTAGTTTAATTGACTCTTCTGCACTTTGCTTGCTTTCTTGGCTCTTTGTGTACTAACCCTTTGCCATGTTTAACTGGTGCAGATATGACTTCCAACAAAGAACGATGACAAAAGCTGATCGCGCTAGCCAAGAGCCGACGAGCTGTCGGGTCTTCCTCGGGGACTAAGGCCACCTCCAAGCCCATCTCTGCCTCCccctctcggtcgcgccagctgaaggccccgagacCAGGGGTGATAAGAAAAGGAAACGGTTGGTGAAAGCTCCCACCACCGTCGTATCCATCGAGGAGGAGAGCTCGGGGTCTCCTCTAGTTCAACGAAGGAGAAGGGGAGCCGATGGCGTTGAGGGAGATGCCTCTCCAACCCCCCTAGCACAGGTTTCTCCTACACGCCTTCCTTCTCCAACCCCTCTTCCTTCCCCTGCACAACTTCCTTCCCCGCCCCCAGCCAGCCAACCCCTCACCCTGCCATCTCAAAACTGCTGGGAGCGGGGCTGCTCGCTCGGAGGGAACCTCTCACCCCTCGAGCTCACCACGTCCTCAAGCCTCTGCCGCCACGaccgagggtggtggtgagagttTCCACCGAGCCTCGGGTTCCAGCACCGAGGGGCTCACCAGGGTCATCCAGCTGACCAGGAAACTGCTCCAGAACCGCGAGCTGGTCAAATGGAGCGGGAGCGAGGTGGACCTTCACCTGGCCCGACAACTGGTGCTCTCtctggagttctccacccagcatcgccgCATCGAGAAGCTGCAGGGAAAGATGGGCGAGCTAATAAACCAGAAAGAGTCGCTGCAGAGCACCAACGATATGCTGAGGGATATGGTGGAGGAAGCCAAGAGAGGGCGCGCCCTGCAAGTCCAAGAAACCATCAAGACGAAGATGTTGATGGGGGACGCCGTCGCCGCTCTTGACGCCGAGCTGGTCGAGACCACGGGTAGGGCCATCCAGCTTGAAGCCGAGAATGCCTTCTTGCGCCAATAGATCGCGAATCTGGCGGAGGCTCTCGCAGCGAACGAGAGGCGGGCCAATGATCAGGGCTAAAAGCTTAAGGAAGCCGAGTCCACCATCGCCACTATGGGGGACGCCGTTGCTGCTCTTGACGCCGAGCTAGTCGAGACCACGGGTAGGGCTATCCAGCTTGAAGCTGAGAATGCCTTCTTGCGCCAACAGATCGCGAATCTGGCGGAGGCTCTCGCAGCGAACGAGAGGCGGGCCAATGATCAGGGCTCCAAGCTTAAGGAAGCCGAGTCCACCATCGCCACCCTTGTCACTGAGAAGGTCGTGCTCGAGACTGACAAGGCTGAGCTCGAGGCTGAGAAGACCAAGCTTTGGGAAGAGGCTGCTGACACCTTTCCTGAGGGATTTGACTTGGCCCTCGAGCAAGTCAAGTGCGTCTTCCCAGAGGCTGACTGCTCTCAGTTCGCCATCGACTTcgaggtggtggatggcaagatcGTTCGCCCTTGATCATTTGTTGTTTGGTCTTTACCTTCTTGTACATAAACTATGAATGTAAAAACTCTTATTGCATATATAAAATGCCACTTTCCTCTTATTGTTTCTTCTTATGTGTATCTCTTAGTTTTTATCTCTTGTCATGCACGATTAACTGTTAACCTGCTCGAACTTGGCACGAATCTTCACTGTACTTGACTTCTCTACTTCTGACTTCTATCACAACTAACGACACTCGATAACTGATCTGGCGTGGCTTTGCTTGCTTAGGCCTATCGCGCAAGGACTTGTCTAAAACTTTTTAAACAACGCTCTAACCACCGATAATCGATCATATTGCTACAACTACccactcatcagtcatcgtgcCTCTGCTTCCACCTTATGTCTTTCTAGATTCCTTGTCGTTCCAGCGCTAAGTGCGTAGAGGACTCCTACACCGATCGGTCAAGGATGATGCCCTGTTTTGGGGAGAAGAGTGTTTCTCAGTAACCCCTCTTGCCTGCCCCAAGGTCATCAACCCTTAACACATCGGGTCGTACTTCCACCTTCTCACTCCTGGGGCGAGAAGGGTTTTGACTAAGAGTTCTACTGCTTCAATATTGATGCTATGCCACTTGGGTAAAGGCGTTTCTCGAAATCCTTCCTTTCCGTTCTTGggcttactagcacccctggctttccGAACCTTAGCTGCCTGTACTCACACctagggtgaggaggactttaaaCCGGTTGCCATGCTCGCGCTTGGGGCGAGGAAGGCCTAACCGATTACCTGCGCTCGCGCCTGCGccgaggaggattttaactttaaaactTTGCAAACTCTTATACTGATAACTTcttttttattgggtggcctcattaaaaccctCTTTtggggaaaagagtgccccttgAACTGTTCAAACTGTTTATACTAGCGCGAAAGCGCGACAACTTTACAATTTCAactaaaatataactttaagtGTGTGGCGTTCTGGGGAtcgccccccccccccccccccccccgtcCAAAGTCTCCAGCCGATAAGCACCATTCTTCAACACCTGGCATGTCTGAGGCTGACCacgcaaacgcgtccagatgcttCTCAATCACCCCGGCGATCTGCTGTCGCGTGTCCTCGCTGAGCGGCCCTCCCAGCTTGAACTTCTTCCCCTGGATCTCCGTCCCCACCCACCCCTCAGCATGGTGGGGCCTCCTttcactggcgatgaccgccctcgcgatcccagACTCGCGGGGCGTGATCATGCTCTCTTTCTGAGCTTCTTCTTGGGCCACCCCTGAGGCCCCCGACACTGCTTCCTCCATCTCCACATCACCTTGTTTACCTCTTACCATCTCCACCTCTGATCGCCTCTCGTCCACACCCGGTGGTGGTGTCGAGGTAACATGGCATACATTCTTCTGCTGcttgaggctgttctcatagcagcGCCTGGCCTCCTTCTTGTCTGACttaatggtgatcaccaccccttccatcgatgacaacttcaccttcatgtgcctcgtcgacggTACAGCTCCCAACCTGTTGAGCgtcggccttcccaacagtatgttgtaggCGGACGGGGCATTAACCATTAAGTACTTGATCTTTTCGGTGCGAGCCACGGCTCCATCTGTGAACGTGGTCCTCAGCTCTATGTAGCCTCgcacctccacttggtccccTGCGATGCCATACAAACACCCGGCGTACGGCCTCAGATGATCAAGGGAcaactgcagcttgttgaacgtcggccaaaacatcacgtccgccgagcttccctggtccacgaggaccctgtgcacctttctccctGCTGTGACGAgggagatgactatgggatcgttgtcgtgaggcacaacatcccggagatccGCCTTTGTGAATGTAATGTCAGCATCGGGGGTATGGTCTTCTTCCACCGAGTCGACAGTCATCACCGATTgagcgtacctcttcctctgagAGGCTGTACACCCCCTCCAGAGAAGCCCCCCGCAGTCGTGTGCACCTCCCCGTGCACAGGTACCTCGTGCTGCGGATCTTCTGCTGGTGGCCCCCTGATCACCTTGCGCCTCCCGCAAGTAATCACTCAGAAAGCCACTTTTTACCAACTCCGTGAGTTGGTGTCCCAATGCTAAACAAGAGTGGAGTGAGTGGCCATacgcctggtgaaactcacaccacacgtttttttttccttccGAGCACCCTGTCAGTCTTCTATAGTGCTCACAACCGTGCCACTATGGCTGGAATGGCGATCAGCTCCGCcaattccaccacaaagtcAAACCTGGGGGGCACGTTACTCTCCCTCACGCGCCCCCTGCCCTGGTTCTTCCTAGGCTCGTAAGGGCGAGGCTTCCCCTGAGCCTTCTTTCcttctttggcctcatgcaccctcgtcGGCTGTTGAGACCTGCTCGGTCCTCCGCGTGACTTGGTCGGGGCcgcgcttcccctcttctcagaaacctccgTTTCTGCTACGATGTGCGCCACAGCACGACGCCTAATCTCCGCGAAGGTGCTGGGGTGATTTCTGATCAACGATTCACTGAAAGGGCCCGGCAGAACCCCTTTCTTGAAcgcatgcaccagcatatcttcatctttgctgggcagtctcACCACCTGAGCTCCAAAACGACTAAGGTAGTCCCGGAGGGACTCACCTTGGTTTTGTCGCACGTCGAACAAGTCATACGACACCACTGggggtgccttgttcacaatatactgctccaTGAACAACTCGAAGAACTGCTGAAACGAAGTGATGTGGCCATCTGGTAGGCTCATGAACCACTCCAAAGCAATTCCGCTaagggtgctcatgaacagcttgcaaTATACCGCATCTGAACCCCCagagagcatcatctgggtgtgaaacgccgtcagatgcgtctctgggtcctccaccCCGGTAAACAAGGCTTTCACCCCCACCAAGTTTGGTGGCACCACTGCACTCATAATCTCAGATGAGAAAGGCATGAGGAAAGACCTGGGGGGAGACGGCGGTGACGCCACTCTTTCTTTCGCCGCGCGTTCCTTCTGCGCTTGCAGCGTCTTGCGCAACTCTTCGTTAACTCTGTTTAACTCTTCATTTCTGCCCATTGATGCAGCCAAGTTcgctgcatcctttcttgttccaTTCTCGACGCTGCCACATCATCTTGCAGCGCTTGCATCATTTTCAAGACCTGCGCCATCGTCACAGCTCCTTCTTCAGCTGATGGCGCGGGTGAAGTTTGCCTTGTCTTCCTCATTTTCTCAGCAAAGAACCTTAAGAACAAACGAAATCTAACAGCAAAGCGTGGATGGGATCACAAATTCacacgggccccacggtgggcgctaaATGATCTTGCAGGGGATTCGAACGTCGAAGGATTCGCCACGTCAAACTCTGTCTTCCGCAAGAACGCTCCAAGCACTCCATAAGAACTCCAAGCAAACCTGCGAAACACAccaaacggcgcctctagcggccgattgcactccgacgctcaagttagcctcgccaaaccaccaaagaactaagaACTAAGAATCTCAGCGAGACTcgtgtgcactctgtgattctctcTCTCTGTGTGTAAGCTAGTAACttgcaagaatgaatcttacctcTCTTTGCATGAGCGCGGAATGCCTTTTATATACTATGTTGCGCGCCTAAGTTATCCGTGTACGAAGTAAcctagcgcgtttcttccactAGGCGTCTCGTGCAACCTCAGCGTGAATACCAAGTGTGGCTTGGCTAAGCGCACGCACTATGCATCACCTACtgtgtgaacgatcacctctgCTTTGCACCATGCACGTTATGGGTTAAGAGAACACCGATCCCCGACTGGTTTACTATCTCTCTTAGGCCACTCTCGGCACTACAAAGCACataacttctcctttctctgaTACTCTGCCACACAAGGCTCGTATGCAACGCTCTCGCTGGCAATCACCCCTCGTTTCCAGCTTAACTGCGCGTAACATGAAAACCCGACGATCATCACTCACCCATGACAACCGATCGGTGCCCCATAGCGCCACGCCTTCTGCTTCATGACGCTTATCTAGGCGCTGATCGCGCATCCTTTCTGACCACCAATCACCCCCTGATCACCGATCACCCCCTGGGTGACCCTCTTAACGACACATCTGCTTCGCTGACCCACGTGTCACACTAAGAATGGTCCACGTGGCTATCTGTTGCTGATGtcaccgactaccgatgaccgaccggatcacatgtataaccccataaaactcagcaatcagagcagtctgaacttcaagaaacgcaaaaaaaaaatccaataaatTCCCCTATACTCCCACaaaaaaatacctccacaagtagcaaaaccaggatatcccctagcagccccatcaatattattttttttttatcaacaataaattaatagaataaaaagagacacttaaggggtgtctcaacccttatacataaaccTTTAAAAGTTTAAACAAACAACAATACAAAGTAGAGTTAAGGGAGCACTTAACACTAGAAGACATAAACTATAAAGGCTTCCCAAACCAGAAGAAATTAATTGGCACATACACCAGCAGAAAATAAACTGCTGGAAAAAGAGAAAAGATACTCCATTCCATCCCTTTACAGCATGACAAAGCCATCTACATCTTGATTAGGACCAAAAATACCCACGGTAGTCCCAGTCACTACTGTAGGCAATACCCAGGTTTTCTTACTTCATGACTACAGCACAGTGGTGATGACCTTCAGAAGCAGTGTTGGCCATTTGAATTGCATCTGTAAACCCTTAAGACACATGTGATGCTTGAGGTTGTTTTAGCCAAAGCAAACACAATCCAAGAACACACATTCTTCCTTAATCCTAAATCTATTTCCTGGATACCTCAACTTCATTTATCCCCGCCGAATAGCATGCCAAAAACCAGATGGACTTAGGCTTCAACTTCCTTGGATTGTCGCACCTTCCATCAGAGTGACTTGATAACCATGAGACAAACATGCATAGCACATCCTAACAACACCCATTAACAGATCACCCAAACCAGCACAGCATTAGCCCCTAACAGGATCACCCAAACCATCATAGAACATCCTAACAACCCCCACCAAAGCTGCATGTCCTGACAGCAGCCGTCCCCTACCTCAACCAAACGTCAACCGCACCCCTGCTCATCCCGCCCACAAGTGATACAACTGGGATAACCAGCTGCATAAATCAAGCTTTAAACAACACCCGAACTCCACGCTGGTAAGAAGTCTGCATACCAGCTGCCAAACCCTGCACACCTGTCCAGACACAAGGACGCCAACAAGAAAACCAAAGACTGGCAGCCCCTATTTAGAAGCCTGGGTAGTACCAGGACAACCAGATACCACACATAACCTTCACAGTTCCACTTTTCATCTATAATGAACACCATACACCAAAACACAGTACACCCCCGCTGTTCCCACCTACACTGGCTTTAACTGATATCTGAATATAGACGACTTCATAGAACATATCCCCTCTTATGCGTGCCTACCTCAGATATCAGTATACAAGCTCTTGCCCTCCAATTAGCAGCTTTGCATGCACACACCAGGATTGAGAACCCAATCCGAAAAAGCATAGGTGAAAGAGTTCGTCCCAAACTTCAGCTTGAGCCACACTGAGAGTTGGGCTAGGTGAACAATCTCTTCTACATCAGCTGTCCCCTGCTTGAACACCACCAAATTTCTTTGGTCCCACATACTTCTAACAATAGCAACCCACACACCCTTCCAAATCTGATTCTGTTTGGCACTCAAATGGGGCAGACAGAAACTCTCAAAGTGTATTAAAATGTCCTTATGCTGCACAAATGTTATGCCAATCCATCTGAAACAGAGTATCCATACCCTATGCGCATAGGCACATTCTATAAAAAAGTGTTGTGTTGTTTCTTGCATTTCCTTATAGAACACACACAGAGAAGAGCTTACAGCCAATCCTCTCCGgatcaatattaattttaacctaGTCTGGAcgtagaactttaccagtacgagtgttagtacaaaaaaaaaacttgagcagagatgattctttgacattctatggactcaacttgagttggagatagcttaggcacttataatagaattcgatcaaggttctatgtttcaagaactcaccaagacttgcaccaaacaccaaactcatatggaggagccatctattgtcaattgaaccgaacaaattgtgtaaaaatgcaattgcaccgattgaaactctTAAGAAAGCATAAGAACCTAACAGAATATGAATAGAAGCTACATAACCgaatcaaaacagaaacaaatgaaaaaacAGCCGAACAtaagtgcaagaaaaggaagatgaaccgaacaaaagaagCTAAGACATGTTTATGCTTTGTATGataatggagatgaaaggaagaagaacttatggagatggatgctttggtttgatgatcacgccacttagaggatgaaggctccaagatgagtgagctagtgccgccacttgagagaaccaaatgcactcaagataagacaaggtgaaggagaaatcaaattctcacaaattctctctcaaattgagtagagtttctctattgctaatttccaatctgaattttacaaggtaagcacctttatttatagcctaagaggtgctgaaatgaaaagctaattaaattcaaaattccccccaaatgacataaaagtggcgccaatcctagagcatgaggaaggtgtgacttcctctcttagtttggcacctccctattacgtcTACACTTCTCTACTAAACGCACACCCCCCCAagtttcctaaactaaagacctaaagatgcttttacaaaagaggtttcttatgtttccctctaagcaccttcaaacaaagatattacaaaaagagaaaacaaccttccattatttcctaatgctttgaattgacttcttgtaagcctttgaggtgggctaccAACTCCTTGAGCGTCTAGTCCTtgagcctcttcctcttcttgtccttgagtattggcctccatttggtcttgaacttgatctccatcaattcttcattgaagcttcctaaaaacgagcataattcctcatacaccatatcattcaaatagaaaaagttatcacagctagcttaataaatttaaccaatgaactaccatcactcttaataaaagaaagaagatcatccttattattgaggcacttttcttagagttggatcattgttctaagacaagaactcaccaaaaactagtaccaaatcccaaactcatttggatgttccacatattgtcaaattgaaccaacaaaaagaggtaaaactaaaaagcaccgaatagaaatgAATAAGAaccaattgaaccgaacaaagtgaaattaaaaaggcaagaacagcaaataggtgctggaaaaacagaatagccgaaccaaacaacaagacaacaagctagaacaaagaattaacaaagaagaaaggaaggagagaagaattgctcatgaagatggaaggatgatggatgatctcgccactagaactgtggaatgctcctagatgagagtgctaccgccacttgaggactccatggatccatcaagataagactagagaagaaggctcaaaagctctacaatgatcactcaaaatttgagtatagttttcttagattaattccaatctgaattttacaaggagagcacctctatttatagcctaaggtgctgaaaatgcaagctaaacaatttcaaaattccctcctaaaacattctagaaccggcgcctattccaTGCATGAGAAAGGTGTGACTCTtcccttcactttggcacctcctattctactcctacacctatctactaatacacccccctaaagctcctaactaaagcctaaaagatgcttaaacaaaagaggtttctaatgtttccctctaagcaccttcaactaaagaaattacaaaaagagaaaataaatgtcctctagctcccaaagctttgaacatgcttcttgtaatcctttgaggtggactttgacctccatgggcgtcttctatttgtgcctccacctcgtcttgatcttgttgattggcctccatgtcctcttgagcttgatctccatcaaaacCGGTCAATCATTCTGCAGGTAATCAGTATTATGTTGAGGAATGTTTAGAAAGACTAAACAATTATTCTGATATTGTTGATTTAAAATGGAAAATGCTGCATGATAAAAGTAGATATTTGGTGTATGAGGTCTAAAATTATCTTTACTAATACtattaattaatgatttttgaattaaattaattatgtgtAAATAATATTCGATAGAATGTACTTAATATAAGTCTTTAtaaacattataatttatattattttatataaatataaaaaatttattatatattttttaaggtgttataaataatatatatagtttaaaaattgatctaaaattgtaaaatttgaaaactaaatAAGAAGAAAGTTACAAATTACTAATAAACAATAAACCACAAAATTTAAATCTTTTCATAGACAACAACTAATactataacaaaattttaaaaaatataatatttgagaGAGTATTATAAAGACTCCGTTCTACTATTAATTAGTCCAATCCTACTCAAACAAAATGTAATTAAgaatttttaaactaaatgtatttaagaatttttattttttcaaaccCTAACATATCTCTATAAATAAAgtaatttgattaattttaaagttTCGACATTGTTAAACATTTATTtacatattagttttaaaaaaacatgaatattttatttgctacttgatttaattaaaaaataggtCAATATTTCACATGgttgtataattttattttgatataacCTATTGTTTTATATGTATAATAATTGGTACTTTGCGTTAATAATACAATTTatcattaatatattataatatgacATCGTaaaatgaaaattgaaataatGATTTCTTTAACTAATTTGATTGATTAAcattaaatgatatatttttttaatgtttgtgTTCTTGTGGTCCAAATTTAGTTTGAAAAGTTTTGATGCTACATTTTGTTATACTAACAAAATGTGTAAATAATATAGTTTAAAGCATCCAAAATTGTagcaaatttaaattatttaaaattttaaaacttttgtatttatatttatatatatatatatatatatatattatgggtctaatttgaaatttttatagtTTAGATCACTCGTTTgcttcaaattatatatattttttaaatcttatcATTAACTTATGCGTTGGTCAAGTAAatgctaactttttttttatattttgtaatttttttttaatttcggTTTATTTGTAAGTCAAatccattttaaatttttttaagtgtGAAACAATATAACTCTATTTTTTTCCGATTAAATTcacacacaatttttttttaaattataaaataattattcttgTGTCATCAACTcttctaaattttttgttatttatatgGGTGAAGCACACATAAGCCAGATATTATAATATGTATTTTATACTTAGTGTGAGCTAGGATCTTGTTATGTGCATCGATTTTAAACTCAGTACCTTTTATCCAATTTAGAGTCGGTTGAAAAATCGACACATTAACCATGAATAAACAACGACTTTCGCCTCTTTACACCCATTTTTCATCGattctaatttattaatttcttgTAGTAAAATCTTACaaattttttaactaaatatGTTACTTTACAAAAGTAGTGGTTAATTATATACTAAATAATAGATCTTTCTTTAAAGcatttgaagaaaataaatattgaagattatttatatatatgtgtgaAAAATAGTAAGAGAAACAATATTTTCTAAAGAATGAGATGcaaacaaatataaattttaaactcttgaaaaaaaaaacatatttctataacagtatttttttttccttatggGATCTCTTTTAACCATTGTACTGGTCAGAGTGTTCGAAGTTTCGATCCGACCACTTAAGTGTGTTAACTCGACTGGTAAGGTCAACTTGGGGGAGGCAGCTAACTCGGcccaaaataaataataagccCAATGATGCAGCAAGAGGTCGACCCAGACAATTGGGAGTCCGTAttgaaaagataattaaaagaACATAAGAATAACCAAATTAGTTAAATACAAATATCATTCTAAAGTTCAGTATAAATAAACAACTAGagataattgttagaattagaggccttaaacaagaggggaatgaattgtttatgaaatatttacgccagtattgaaggtagagtgaaagacttgaaaaattaatcaattagAAATCAGTTCAgtcaatttcaaattttttttaatgtgattgcagtcaaccagttgtttttgcgaaacaatcagttgtttataccatcAATGAACAAAATCAAACCAAAAACAGTTTAAAGAGTGTAGAAAAAGAAAGATTCACACAaaatgtttatattggttcactgtttaccaagagttacatccagtcctcagaaatCACTAAGAACCACAGTTTCATAACAACCTCTGAAACTGCACAACAAAAattcacacaaaattatattagtcAAGAGAGAAAGGAATGAGTACAACAAGATACAATAAGAGATTAAAGCActtattacgaagtgaactttaagcctaactcaaccctataaaaccgactcatgaggtgaggtttgcacccacttatatacaatgaaatgtcctaatctctagtcgatgtgggatctccaacaaaactTGATACAACACAATCTTATTTCACTCTTAAAAAAGATCAAAAGCACTTAGtaattttggaaaaactgatttGAATGATTTCTCTTAGTTAATTAATGATCAGGAGAGTAAAACAAACTTTATATACTCTAATcaattggtcaaaacatttattACAAGAACCAAAATCAGTTAGGATTCGTTGAAACagattaaaaccacttaacaaaattatgttaaggttttcagaaaaacaatcgattgaaaacgcgaaacaatcgattaaatttggttgacaacaaagtcaaagaaagtcaaccttttcaaaatccactaagtgtaaCATCTCTTAGAGTTGATTAACAAATTCAACTACTCTAGATAAACACACAACGAACAACAAGGCTCTTCATGCaatccacttggatttggagacatcaaaacacCTTGTTCAATAATAATGTTCTACCTGTAACCATAAAATAAAGGGAAATATTAATAGAGTATCTCTAATGTTTGTTAAACTCCTG
Encoded here:
- the LOC137806796 gene encoding uncharacterized protein, whose protein sequence is MGRNEELNRVNEELRKTLQAQKERAAKERVASPPSPPRSFLMPFSSEIMSAVVPPNLVGVKALFTGVEDPETHLTAFHTQMMLSGGSDAVYCKLFMSTLSGIALEWFMSLPDGHITSFQQFFELFMEQYIVNKAPPVVSYDLFDVRQNQGESLRDYLSRFGAQVVRLPSKDEDMLVHAFKKGVLPGPFSESLIRNHPSTFAEIRRRAVAHIVAETEVSEKRGSAAPTKSRGGPSRSQQPTRVHEAKEGKKAQGKPRPYEPRKNQGRGRVRESNVPPRFDFVVELAELIAIPAIVARL